The Altererythrobacter sp. ZODW24 genome window below encodes:
- a CDS encoding acyl-CoA synthetase, protein MHPIQHAKDKPDHPAAIMAGSGDSLTFGKLNETANRVAQMLRAKGLNAGDVIAVYLENRLEYFPIFWGAQRSGVTLVPVSTHLTAAETAYILSDSGAKIVITSTRFGAMTDGLRKEVPETELLIFDSGDAEDAETIIASYPAEPINDQSVGAVMLYSSGTTGRPKGIKPAPPADPAVMAMPPLAMVMTHMMGVPSDGSCTYLAPGPLYHAAPLIWATTVHRLGGTVVVMEKFDPEGALAAIEKYKVDTTQWVPTHFVRMLKLPKEVRTRYDLQHHKRAIHAAAPCPPDVKRAMIEWWGPIILEYYAGSEGNGMTMVKSEDWLTHPGTVGRPIFGELHVCDGNGEDVPTGEIGLIHFASEQKFAYHNDPEKTQEATNKHGWTTLGDIGKVDEEGFLYLTDRKSHMIISGGVNIYPQEIENLLITHAKVQDAAVIGAPDPDMGERVVAVVQPADMGDAGEGLAEELLEFLGGSLARLKLPRQIDFRAELPREANGKLYKRKLRDEYEAAAEG, encoded by the coding sequence ATGCATCCTATTCAGCACGCCAAAGACAAACCCGATCATCCTGCGGCCATTATGGCGGGAAGCGGCGATAGCCTCACCTTCGGTAAGCTTAATGAAACGGCCAATCGCGTCGCGCAGATGCTCCGGGCAAAAGGCCTGAACGCCGGCGATGTTATCGCAGTTTATCTCGAGAACCGGCTGGAATATTTTCCGATCTTCTGGGGTGCCCAGCGATCTGGCGTTACATTGGTTCCGGTATCGACCCATCTGACAGCAGCCGAAACGGCTTATATCCTGTCCGACAGCGGCGCGAAGATTGTGATTACCTCTACACGGTTCGGCGCAATGACGGATGGCTTGCGCAAAGAAGTCCCGGAAACTGAATTGCTGATCTTTGACAGCGGAGACGCGGAGGACGCCGAGACGATCATTGCGTCTTATCCTGCAGAGCCGATCAATGACCAAAGCGTTGGCGCAGTTATGCTCTATAGCTCCGGCACTACCGGACGACCAAAGGGCATCAAGCCAGCTCCGCCCGCTGATCCAGCAGTGATGGCGATGCCCCCGTTGGCCATGGTGATGACCCACATGATGGGCGTTCCGTCCGATGGCAGCTGCACCTATTTGGCGCCCGGACCTCTCTATCACGCCGCACCATTAATATGGGCTACGACGGTCCACCGGCTTGGCGGAACGGTAGTCGTAATGGAGAAATTCGACCCCGAAGGCGCACTTGCGGCAATCGAAAAGTACAAGGTTGATACAACCCAGTGGGTCCCGACCCATTTCGTGCGCATGCTCAAACTGCCGAAGGAAGTACGAACTCGCTACGATTTGCAGCACCACAAGCGAGCGATCCACGCTGCAGCACCATGTCCGCCGGACGTTAAACGCGCGATGATCGAATGGTGGGGGCCGATTATTCTAGAATATTATGCCGGCAGCGAAGGCAACGGTATGACAATGGTCAAAAGCGAAGATTGGCTGACACATCCCGGCACAGTCGGGCGGCCTATTTTCGGCGAATTGCATGTCTGCGATGGCAATGGCGAAGATGTGCCGACAGGTGAGATCGGCCTGATCCACTTCGCGTCAGAGCAGAAATTCGCTTATCACAACGACCCTGAAAAGACCCAAGAGGCGACCAATAAGCACGGTTGGACGACGCTGGGAGACATCGGGAAAGTCGATGAGGAGGGTTTCCTCTATCTCACCGACCGCAAGAGCCACATGATCATCTCAGGCGGCGTGAACATCTACCCGCAGGAAATCGAAAATCTGCTGATCACGCATGCCAAAGTGCAGGACGCCGCTGTGATCGGGGCACCGGACCCTGACATGGGCGAGCGCGTGGTCGCCGTGGTCCAGCCTGCCGATATGGGCGATGCCGGAGAAGGACTTGCCGAAGAACTGCTGGAGTTTCTCGGCGGTTCACTTGCGCGTCTGAAATTGCCCCGCCAGATCGACTTCCGCGCCGAGCTACCGCGTGAAGCGAACGGCAAGCTCTACAAGCGCAAGCTGCGCGATGAATATGAGGCTGCTGCGGAGGGCTAG
- a CDS encoding DUF1109 domain-containing protein yields the protein MIDALVDDLTPVQPISPRMAIAIVASITAVLAVLVVMTMGARADILAGNPASILLMRAGVLLLLGTATMAALVSAARPGVGQQSDGWRWALGAAAIFPVSAVVLILAQGALPVGILTASSAPYCLAVTLTGALAMGAPLTAWLRRGAVTQPERVGWLVGFASGAFALFAYNLHCPSNTLVYTGIWYTSAVGLSAIVGRLAVPRLLRW from the coding sequence ATGATCGATGCCCTGGTGGACGATCTGACCCCTGTGCAGCCGATATCGCCGCGCATGGCGATAGCGATTGTCGCAAGCATCACTGCAGTGCTCGCCGTGCTGGTAGTCATGACCATGGGCGCTCGCGCAGATATTCTCGCGGGCAATCCGGCTTCGATACTTTTGATGCGAGCAGGTGTTCTGCTGCTGCTGGGTACAGCCACAATGGCTGCGCTGGTCTCTGCCGCGCGGCCCGGCGTTGGGCAGCAAAGCGATGGCTGGCGCTGGGCCTTGGGCGCAGCTGCGATTTTTCCGGTTTCCGCAGTGGTTCTGATATTGGCCCAAGGCGCTCTGCCGGTGGGCATTCTGACCGCGAGCAGTGCGCCTTATTGCCTCGCTGTGACTTTAACCGGAGCGCTCGCCATGGGCGCGCCGCTTACCGCATGGCTGCGCCGTGGTGCAGTTACCCAGCCAGAGCGTGTGGGCTGGCTCGTTGGTTTTGCCTCAGGCGCATTCGCCCTGTTCGCCTATAACCTCCACTGCCCAAGCAATACTTTGGTCTACACGGGCATCTGGTACACTTCCGCTGTGGGCCTATCGGCAATCGTTGGCCGCCTAGCAGTGCCGCGCCTGCTTCGCTGGTAA
- a CDS encoding sigma-70 family RNA polymerase sigma factor: protein MKADDATLRGLMAKAQAGDQTAYRAVLGVCQDWLKRYYAHRIAPSAIDDLMQETLMSLHKKRASYDPSRAFLPWLAAIARYRWVDQLRKTYRDASDELHEDTATTEPEEEAVMAKISIDRLMAHLSPPQVTAIQLVKIDGLTISEASGRCGQSESAIKVNIHRGVKKLSALIESE from the coding sequence ATGAAAGCCGATGACGCCACCTTGCGCGGCCTGATGGCCAAAGCGCAGGCCGGCGATCAGACCGCTTACCGCGCCGTACTGGGTGTGTGTCAGGACTGGCTCAAGCGCTATTATGCTCACCGTATCGCTCCCAGCGCGATCGACGATCTGATGCAGGAAACGCTGATGTCATTGCATAAGAAGCGCGCCAGTTACGACCCATCGCGGGCGTTTCTGCCATGGCTCGCTGCCATCGCGCGCTATCGCTGGGTTGATCAGTTGCGCAAAACCTACCGCGATGCCAGCGACGAATTGCACGAAGACACGGCCACGACGGAGCCCGAAGAGGAGGCTGTCATGGCCAAAATCAGCATCGACAGGCTGATGGCGCATTTATCACCGCCGCAGGTCACAGCAATTCAGCTTGTCAAAATCGACGGGCTAACAATTTCGGAGGCCTCTGGCCGCTGCGGACAAAGCGAATCCGCAATCAAAGTGAACATACATCGCGGCGTGAAGAAGCTTTCCGCCCTAATCGAGAGTGAATGA
- a CDS encoding DoxX family protein → MLKLYSRFEALLDRIPNALVLLFVRITAAQPFWFSGRSKIQDDSWFAMRPEVVDLFRYEYDLPLISAELAARLATVAEHVLPIMLVLGLFTRFSAAGLLVMTAVIQLLVYPEAWWTVHSLWTALLLVPLAMGGGAISLDQLLLKNARSAAA, encoded by the coding sequence ATGTTGAAACTTTACAGCCGCTTCGAAGCCTTGCTTGACCGCATCCCCAATGCGCTGGTTCTGCTATTCGTGCGGATCACCGCCGCCCAGCCATTCTGGTTCAGTGGGCGCTCGAAAATTCAGGATGACAGTTGGTTCGCGATGCGTCCCGAAGTGGTCGATCTGTTTCGCTATGAATATGATCTCCCGCTAATCTCGGCTGAGCTCGCCGCGCGACTGGCAACAGTTGCAGAGCACGTCCTGCCCATCATGTTGGTGCTCGGACTGTTTACGCGTTTTTCGGCGGCTGGCCTGCTGGTGATGACTGCGGTGATCCAACTGCTGGTCTATCCTGAAGCATGGTGGACGGTGCACAGCCTCTGGACGGCTTTGCTGCTGGTGCCACTGGCGATGGGTGGCGGCGCAATCTCGCTTGATCAGCTTCTTCTGAAGAACGCCCGGAGCGCAGCCGCATGA
- a CDS encoding putative DNA-binding domain-containing protein, which yields MSSLHKTQTAMARAILEGPSHVPGDLFEGSEKRVMMAFASHANTVSHARLVALEETFPHARELLSEERFNQLSRAFLDSGHGGDASLSDIGGAFAVWLENQDAGDALSVIRFEWSWLESYRAAEAPALTMQDLGQLDEERLLATVLELHPAARRCTANAAVTSILKLPYTEQVMLVRPNAEIRILPLTAAENHTFSMLEEKSHAVSNLFAGLSELMDETQILPAIITLVGAGAVVKKEQGPC from the coding sequence ATGTCGTCGCTGCATAAGACGCAGACCGCGATGGCCCGCGCCATCCTCGAAGGACCAAGCCATGTACCTGGCGATCTGTTCGAGGGTTCTGAAAAGCGCGTGATGATGGCCTTTGCCAGCCATGCCAACACCGTTTCACACGCACGCCTAGTGGCGCTGGAAGAAACCTTCCCGCATGCCCGCGAATTGCTGAGCGAAGAGCGTTTCAATCAGCTTAGCCGTGCGTTCCTAGATAGCGGGCATGGCGGCGACGCATCGCTCAGCGATATTGGTGGTGCTTTTGCAGTGTGGCTTGAAAACCAAGATGCAGGTGATGCACTCTCAGTTATCCGGTTCGAATGGAGCTGGCTCGAAAGCTACCGCGCCGCCGAAGCGCCCGCGCTCACTATGCAAGATCTCGGTCAGCTTGATGAGGAACGCCTACTCGCGACGGTGTTGGAATTGCACCCTGCAGCACGCCGCTGCACCGCCAACGCTGCGGTGACGAGCATTCTTAAGCTGCCATATACAGAGCAAGTCATGCTCGTTCGCCCCAATGCGGAGATCAGAATTCTCCCCTTAACTGCGGCAGAGAATCACACCTTTTCAATGCTCGAAGAAAAATCTCATGCCGTCAGTAACCTTTTCGCCGGTTTGTCCGAATTGATGGACGAGACACAGATACTGCCCGCGATTATCACCCTTGTCGGCGCCGGTGCAGTAGTGAAAAAGGAACAGGGACCATGTTGA
- a CDS encoding DUF692 domain-containing protein, with translation MTSIPSSSSAAFARPLPPKAGVGLKPQHYSEVLEDGGDATNSQKLPGWVEVHPQNYFADGGPALRWLTALAEQYPVSFHSTGISLGSAEGPDMAEVDRLKRLMDHVEPAMVSDHLSWSQTGNHNFPDLLPLPYDEPTLDHFARAVEQVQNRLGRTMLVENPSRYLAFAGDTMSEVEFLTQLCQRTGCGLLFDINNVLVSATNLDTDPGEVIDAIDPALVGEIHLAGHATEDHGDFTMAIDDHGSAVADATWALYDRFVARAGPKPTLIEWDTDVPDYSVLAGEMAKAEAVLLQHTGSHVVAA, from the coding sequence ATGACTAGTATCCCCTCCTCTTCCTCCGCCGCTTTTGCCCGGCCTCTACCCCCCAAGGCGGGGGTCGGATTAAAGCCGCAGCATTATAGCGAGGTGCTGGAAGATGGAGGGGATGCGACCAATTCCCAGAAACTACCTGGATGGGTTGAAGTCCATCCGCAAAATTACTTCGCGGACGGCGGCCCCGCACTTCGCTGGTTAACTGCTTTGGCTGAGCAATATCCGGTCAGCTTCCATTCGACCGGGATATCTCTCGGTAGCGCCGAAGGGCCCGACATGGCCGAAGTAGACCGCCTCAAGCGCCTGATGGACCACGTAGAGCCCGCTATGGTTTCAGACCATCTAAGCTGGAGCCAAACCGGCAATCACAATTTTCCTGACCTCCTCCCGCTGCCCTATGACGAGCCAACGCTCGATCATTTCGCGCGCGCGGTCGAGCAGGTTCAAAACCGCCTTGGCCGCACCATGCTGGTCGAGAACCCCAGCCGTTATCTCGCCTTCGCCGGCGATACGATGAGCGAAGTCGAGTTTCTCACTCAGCTCTGCCAGCGCACAGGATGCGGCCTGCTGTTCGATATCAATAATGTGCTTGTGAGCGCGACCAATCTGGACACTGATCCGGGTGAAGTGATCGACGCGATTGACCCAGCGCTTGTCGGCGAGATCCATCTGGCCGGCCACGCAACCGAAGATCACGGCGATTTCACCATGGCAATTGACGACCATGGCAGCGCCGTCGCGGACGCGACATGGGCGCTCTATGATCGCTTTGTCGCGCGCGCCGGACCGAAGCCGACACTGATCGAATGGGACACGGATGTTCCGGACTATTCTGTTCTGGCAGGTGAAATGGCCAAAGCTGAGGCCGTGCTCCTCCAACATACGGGCAGTCATGTCGTCGCTGCATAA
- a CDS encoding DUF2282 domain-containing protein, with the protein MSKSPLIVGALATALIASVNVADAAPAHAAAAKEKCYGVALKGKNDCAAGPGTTCAGTSTVDYQGNAWKYVAKGACDDMGGTLKPHKGNAKPKTRG; encoded by the coding sequence ATGTCCAAGTCCCCTCTGATCGTCGGCGCTCTCGCCACGGCCCTCATCGCTTCGGTAAATGTTGCTGACGCTGCCCCTGCCCATGCAGCCGCCGCCAAGGAAAAATGCTACGGCGTCGCCCTCAAGGGTAAAAACGACTGCGCAGCAGGCCCCGGCACCACATGCGCCGGCACATCAACCGTCGACTACCAAGGCAACGCATGGAAGTATGTCGCCAAGGGCGCCTGCGACGACATGGGCGGCACGCTGAAGCCTCATAAGGGTAACGCCAAGCCCAAGACCCGCGGCTAA
- a CDS encoding DUF2282 domain-containing protein, with protein sequence MANNTTLSMTALAGALLVAACSGAADNDTAASDGTGAQVAANTEAEAAEMSEVSGEKEKCFGVALAGKNDCAAGPGTTCAGTSTVDYQGNAWKYVAADSCETTGGSLVEVADNDPPVPA encoded by the coding sequence ATGGCTAATAACACCACACTTTCGATGACCGCACTTGCTGGCGCACTTCTGGTTGCTGCCTGTAGCGGCGCTGCCGACAATGACACTGCTGCGTCGGATGGCACTGGCGCTCAAGTTGCTGCCAATACTGAAGCAGAGGCCGCGGAAATGAGCGAAGTCTCTGGCGAGAAAGAGAAGTGCTTCGGCGTTGCTCTGGCCGGTAAGAACGATTGCGCTGCCGGCCCCGGCACAACCTGCGCAGGCACCTCGACAGTCGATTATCAGGGTAATGCCTGGAAGTATGTCGCCGCCGATAGCTGCGAGACAACAGGCGGTTCGCTGGTCGAAGTCGCTGATAACGATCCGCCAGTACCGGCTTAA
- a CDS encoding YqiJ family protein: protein MSLLADHNIPFAVALAIMALLAVAQLFGLSDFGGDAEIDLDADIDGDLDAGGFADGLASLIGLGRVPFTIWLAAFLFLFAGLGVGIQQLADGLTGAPFAAWAAAAISGIVTLPVTGLVTRPLEKLIPRDETSAVNVDSLLGRRATISIGTAAHGSPARAQVLDRHGRTHQVMVEPDDAAAVIPADEIVLLVRREGETFYAIEVSPRQLSPAG, encoded by the coding sequence ATGAGCCTTCTTGCAGACCATAACATACCCTTTGCAGTCGCGCTGGCGATCATGGCCTTATTGGCTGTGGCGCAGCTCTTCGGCCTCAGTGATTTTGGCGGAGATGCAGAGATCGATCTGGACGCCGATATCGATGGTGATTTGGATGCCGGCGGCTTTGCTGACGGGCTCGCTAGCCTGATCGGGCTTGGCCGTGTGCCTTTCACCATCTGGCTGGCCGCCTTCCTTTTCCTGTTCGCGGGGTTGGGGGTCGGCATCCAGCAATTGGCAGACGGGCTAACCGGCGCACCATTCGCTGCATGGGCAGCCGCTGCCATCTCGGGGATTGTTACCCTGCCAGTTACGGGCCTTGTCACGCGCCCGCTGGAAAAGCTGATCCCGCGTGACGAAACCAGCGCGGTAAATGTCGACAGTCTGCTCGGCCGCCGCGCGACCATTTCCATCGGCACTGCTGCCCATGGCTCACCCGCGCGCGCGCAAGTGCTGGATAGGCACGGCCGCACGCATCAGGTGATGGTTGAACCCGACGATGCCGCGGCGGTTATTCCCGCCGACGAGATCGTCCTGCTGGTCCGCCGCGAGGGCGAGACCTTCTACGCAATTGAAGTATCGCCGCGGCAATTGTCGCCGGCGGGGTGA
- a CDS encoding flotillin domain-containing protein — translation MENLIDIAIWVGSAFLLLIIIALVITRLYRRATKEVAFVRTGFRGEQVVMDGGALVLPVLHETMPVNMNTVRLAVERKNADALITLDRLRIDVKAEFYVRVRPDSSAIAMAAQTLGLRTMHPEALKDLVEGKFVDALRSVAAGMSMNELHEKRADFVQKVQQVSQNDLAMNGLELESVSLTGLDQTSIEHFNANNAFDAEGLTKLTEQIELRKKARNDIEQDTRVQMETKNLEADQKSFEIGRDNEFARLEQEREVEMRRAKQSSEVAREQAERSREADAAKIEAKKQVDSQQIEADRSVEEARIDQVRALEIARQEQQIAVQNKSREESQAKAEADQARATAVAAEEGVLTARDTEVADREKRIELIEASKIAERDAISVKVEAEAEKDAAGNRAEAMRMEAQGEAEAEKLRAEASRVRFEVEAAGQQAINEAANILSMDQISLQTKLALLKVLPEVIRESAKPMEAIDSIKIVQVDGLTQNGGGGSGGAASVGGGSGNLATDAVSAALSYRAQAPVLDGLMKELGLDGSSLNGLVKGPAAAESSEASSLVDVLGDIAEQVTEAEERFEPKSAKKNPSGENAPNTNKVTYEQPADRNPGS, via the coding sequence ATGGAAAATTTGATTGATATTGCCATCTGGGTTGGCAGCGCTTTTCTGCTGCTCATCATTATCGCGCTGGTCATCACGCGGCTGTACCGCCGTGCGACGAAGGAAGTTGCCTTCGTGCGGACTGGTTTCCGCGGCGAGCAGGTAGTGATGGATGGCGGCGCGCTCGTGCTGCCCGTCCTGCATGAAACCATGCCGGTGAACATGAACACTGTGCGCCTTGCCGTCGAACGCAAGAATGCCGACGCGCTGATTACCCTCGACCGGTTGCGGATCGACGTGAAGGCCGAGTTTTACGTCCGTGTCCGTCCTGACAGCAGCGCCATTGCCATGGCCGCACAGACGCTGGGCCTACGGACCATGCATCCTGAGGCGCTGAAGGATCTGGTCGAAGGTAAATTCGTTGACGCGCTGCGCTCTGTCGCAGCCGGTATGTCGATGAACGAGCTGCACGAGAAGCGCGCCGACTTTGTGCAAAAAGTGCAGCAAGTATCGCAGAACGACTTGGCCATGAACGGGCTGGAGTTGGAATCGGTTTCACTGACCGGCCTTGACCAAACCAGCATCGAACATTTCAACGCCAATAACGCCTTCGATGCCGAAGGTCTGACCAAGCTGACCGAGCAGATCGAACTGCGCAAGAAAGCGCGTAATGACATCGAGCAGGACACACGCGTCCAGATGGAAACGAAAAATCTTGAAGCCGACCAAAAGAGCTTCGAGATCGGGCGTGACAATGAATTTGCCCGGCTTGAGCAAGAGCGTGAAGTTGAAATGCGCCGCGCCAAGCAGTCGTCCGAAGTCGCCCGTGAACAGGCAGAACGTAGCCGAGAGGCGGATGCGGCAAAAATTGAGGCCAAGAAGCAAGTCGATTCGCAGCAGATCGAAGCTGATCGCTCGGTCGAAGAAGCTCGGATCGACCAAGTCCGTGCTCTAGAAATCGCTCGGCAGGAGCAGCAGATCGCTGTTCAGAACAAGAGCCGCGAAGAAAGCCAAGCCAAGGCTGAGGCCGATCAGGCCCGTGCCACTGCCGTTGCCGCCGAAGAAGGCGTGCTGACAGCGCGGGATACTGAAGTCGCAGATCGTGAAAAGCGGATTGAGTTGATCGAAGCATCAAAAATCGCTGAACGCGATGCCATCAGCGTGAAAGTCGAGGCGGAAGCCGAGAAGGACGCCGCAGGCAACCGAGCTGAAGCAATGCGGATGGAAGCACAGGGTGAAGCCGAAGCTGAAAAACTGCGCGCCGAAGCATCGCGCGTCCGCTTCGAAGTGGAAGCCGCCGGTCAACAGGCCATCAACGAAGCAGCCAATATCCTGTCGATGGATCAGATCAGTCTGCAGACCAAACTGGCGCTGCTCAAGGTTCTGCCAGAGGTCATCCGTGAAAGCGCCAAGCCGATGGAGGCAATCGACTCGATCAAGATTGTGCAGGTCGATGGGCTTACGCAAAATGGCGGCGGCGGCTCCGGTGGTGCTGCAAGCGTCGGCGGCGGCTCGGGCAATCTGGCCACGGACGCTGTGTCAGCCGCCCTTTCCTACCGTGCACAAGCTCCAGTCTTGGACGGTCTGATGAAAGAGCTCGGCCTCGACGGCAGCTCGCTCAACGGCCTCGTGAAGGGGCCAGCCGCGGCAGAAAGCTCTGAAGCGTCGTCGCTGGTCGATGTACTGGGCGACATTGCCGAGCAGGTCACGGAAGCCGAAGAGCGGTTCGAGCCAAAGTCGGCGAAGAAAAACCCGTCTGGCGAAAACGCGCCTAATACAAACAAGGTAACTTACGAGCAGCCTGCAGACAGAAATCCCGGAAGCTAG
- the galU gene encoding UTP--glucose-1-phosphate uridylyltransferase GalU — protein MSAHKPIRKAVFPVAGLGTRFLPATKAIPKEMLPIVDRPLIQYAVDEAREAGIDQLIFVTGRGKTAIVEHFDVAYELEDTMSERGKDMSVLDSTRATPGNIITVRQQVPLGLGHAIWCARAILGDEPFAIMLPDELMIGAPGCMKQMVEAYNETGGNLISVLEVPEEEVSSYGVIDPGATNGALTEVKGLVEKPPREEAPSNKIISGRYILQPEVMRTLENQGKGAGGEIQLTDAMARMIGDQPFHAVTFEGKRYDCGSKLGFVEATLALALEREDMGADVRAMAKRLLG, from the coding sequence ATGAGCGCACATAAACCGATCCGCAAAGCTGTGTTTCCCGTGGCAGGTCTTGGCACCCGTTTCCTGCCCGCCACCAAGGCGATTCCGAAGGAGATGTTGCCTATCGTTGATAGGCCGCTGATCCAATATGCAGTGGACGAAGCGCGCGAAGCCGGGATCGATCAGCTGATCTTCGTAACGGGCCGCGGCAAGACCGCCATCGTCGAACATTTCGATGTCGCTTACGAGCTGGAAGACACGATGAGCGAACGTGGCAAAGATATGTCTGTGCTGGATTCCACTCGTGCTACGCCGGGCAATATCATCACCGTACGCCAGCAGGTCCCACTTGGCCTCGGCCATGCGATCTGGTGCGCGCGGGCGATTTTGGGCGATGAACCCTTCGCGATCATGCTCCCTGACGAATTGATGATCGGTGCACCGGGCTGCATGAAGCAAATGGTCGAAGCCTATAATGAGACCGGCGGCAATCTGATCAGTGTGCTTGAAGTGCCTGAGGAGGAAGTCTCCAGCTACGGCGTGATTGATCCGGGTGCTACGAACGGCGCGCTTACCGAAGTGAAGGGTTTGGTCGAGAAGCCTCCGCGCGAAGAAGCGCCTTCGAACAAGATCATTTCCGGGCGCTACATCCTCCAGCCCGAAGTCATGCGCACGCTAGAAAATCAGGGCAAAGGCGCAGGCGGCGAAATCCAGCTAACCGACGCGATGGCCCGAATGATCGGCGATCAGCCTTTCCACGCTGTCACATTCGAGGGCAAGCGTTACGATTGCGGCAGCAAGCTTGGGTTTGTTGAAGCGACGCTGGCGCTCGCGCTGGAGCGTGAAGACATGGGCGCGGATGTTCGCGCAATGGCAAAACGATTGCTGGGCTGA